One genomic window of Mycosarcoma maydis chromosome 20, whole genome shotgun sequence includes the following:
- a CDS encoding uncharacterized protein (related to FMC1 - mitochondrial matrix protein, required for assembly of F1F0 ATP synthase): protein MLATATRSSAVKALYENVLKEAERSAKTGPLVAYLQNRYDNLKDAPSTESQQQPSGRDYHPFIAPSKTSAEIQEQNLENLHVFLQNKALHSELLQRYNPTVGMTEEERVRLTARRVGLDVPITHDATSESSNNYRESAQIAQDQYKQDKDHREDQLYSGKGDGHNVGGPLRPPIAKD, encoded by the exons ATGCTTGCGACAGCGACAAGATCTTCAGCCGTCAAGGCACTTTACGAGAACGTCCTCAAGGAAGCCGAGCGCTCG GCAAAAACCGGTCCGCTCGTAGCTTACCTGCAGAACAGGTACGACAACTTGAAGGACGCACCATCAACCgagtcgcagcagcaacccAGCGGTCGCGATTACCACCCTTTCATTGCGCCGTCAAAGACGTCTGCTGAGATCCAAGAGCAGAACCTCGAAAACTTGCACGTCTTTCTTCAGAACAAAGCCTTGCATTCG GAGCTGCTCCAACGATACAACCCCACCGTCGGCATGACGGAAGAGGAACGTGTACGACTTACAGCACGTCGCGTAGGCCTTGATGTCCCTATCACCCATGACGCCACATCCGAATCCTCCAACAACTACCGCGAAAGCGCACAGATCGCTCAAGATCAATACAAACAGGACAAAGATCATCGTGAAGACCAACTTTATTCAGGCAAAGGTGACGGCCATAACGTTGGCGGGCCGTTGCGACCACCGATTGCCAAAGATTGA
- a CDS encoding uncharacterized protein (related to SRY1 - 3-hydroxyaspartate dehydratase), which produces MVSFKDIQEAHVRVSPYTHYTPVLTNQAIDQLATESLFGPATSASPSPRPRIRLAFKAEHLQRVGAFKYRGATNSVLVHLGAAKAQHDASASKSTKFSPGKLVVVTHSSGNHAAALACAAKSAGCVAAVVMPNNAPKPKKEAVAGYGARITFCEPTLEARESTAEAVMQDYEKQGYIVRFVHPYDEPLVIAGQGTMALELLDQAAQLEEWATCSHAADRIPSNARPLHGTRNVAPSGPKAESVWRKRDMSEAALDIIIAPVGGGGMLSGVATAIKGADDRIVVIGAEPDLVDDAFHSYQTGSVQQPPQPPKTICDGLLTSLSPLTLEHIRNHVDGIVTAREENVLKALQLHWTRQKQFVEPSAAVGLATVLQGFNQAAEQAGGALTDSTNRSLWGLRDWVHHLADQKRQKGETQPEIRIGIIWSGGNMEVGKVVAKFEEYGL; this is translated from the coding sequence ATGGTCTCGTTCAAAGACATTCAAGAGGCGCACGTCCGTGTCTCACCGTACACTCACTATACGCCCGTACTCACCAACCAGGCGATCGACCAACTCGCGACCGAGTCACTCTTTGGCCCTGCCACATCTGCTTCTCCTTCGCCCAGACCTCGCATACGTCTCGCCTTTAAAGCCGAGCATCTTCAGCGCGTAGGAGCATTCAAGTACCGAGGCGCTACCAACTCTGTGCTTGTCCACCTCGGCGCAGCTAAAGCGCAACACGATGCCTCGGCATCCAAATCGACCAAGTTCAGCCCGGGCAAGCTGGTTGTTGTAACGCATTCCAGCGGAAAccatgctgctgcgcttgcgtGTGCTGCCAAGTCGGCCGGCTGTGTCGCAGCGGTTGTGATGCCGAACAACGCGCCCAAGCCGAAGAAGGAGGCGGTTGCTGGGTACGGCGCCAGAATCACGTTCTGCGAGCCAACGCTCGAGGCACGTGAATCGACGGCCGAGGCTGTCATGCAGGATTACGAGAAGCAGGGGTATATCGTGCGCTTTGTACATCCGTATGATGAGCCATTAGTGATTGCTGGGCAGGGAACGATGGCGCTCGAATTGCTGGATCAGGCTGCACAACTGGAGGAGTGGGCAACTTGCTCGCATGCAGCTGATCGCATACCGTCAAACGCAAGACCACTGCATGGTACAAGAAACGTCGCTCCCTCCGGCCCGAAGGCGGAGTCAGTATGGCGAAAGAGAGACATGTCGGAAGCTGCGCTCGATATCATCATCGCTCCCGTTGGAGGCGGAGGAATGCTCTCTGGTGTCGCTACCGCAATCAAGGGAGCCGACGACCGAATCGTTGTCATCGGCGCTGAGCCCGACCTAGTCGACGACGCTTTCCACTCATACCAAACAGGTTCAGTACAACAGCCACCGCAGCCTCCGAAAACCATCTGCGATGGACTCctcacctcgctctcgcctcTGACACTCGAACACATCCGAAATCacgtcgatggcatcgtCACGGCTCGTGAAGAAAACGTGCTGAAAGCCTTACAGCTGCACTGGACCCGACAGAAGCAGTTTGTCGAACCAAGCGCTGCCGTTGGCCTTGCTACCGTGCTGCAAGGCTTCAATCAAGCTGCAGAGCAGGCAGGTGGTGCTTTGACAGACTCGACCAATCGATCCCTTTGGGGTCTCCGAGACTGGGTACACCACCTGGCTGATCAAAAACGTCAAAAAGGCGAGACGCAACCCGAGATTCGCATTGGTATCATCTGGAGCGGTGGCAACATGGAAGTCGGAAAAGTAGTGGCCAAGTTCGAAGAGTATGGATTGTAA
- a CDS encoding uncharacterized protein (related to phospholipase A2, cytosolic) has protein sequence MPILTSLRQRPTYLYVKVYCLCALVTLFQAAPVSSRIPQLGQTLQLSKYSLIRTRLGPRIVPVEEATPLLSHHASTSSQADHPQSPNEVIISSDVLGQGEQGSVIKKLLRRWSGRARDLAHVKRLLAADAKDTKAYPELHWDANVRRSSALHPEEVNFLRKRQQRLSSQGQDHLKRFLNLPAAEKVDPRDVPLVALGGSGGGYRAMYGFAGLIAAAKRSKLWDCISWAGGVSGSCWTLAAYYSIAYQDADRLVRHYLAVATELAHPMSVHALDTVARSSRGVYFLLGPLVRKAQAGIVGLGIMDLYATLTTSYQFLSREPRARLSRASFQFSKVWSRSGISSGHEPLPIFTAVRVAPHDAPGVRPHSDSSLSKGQPPKRALTQHQSAASTALAPDRASYVSDPPSNAQLSSAVDNRTDVFALPAAKGYFQWFEATPLEVGSADVQGYIPTWAWGRPFVSGRSLDRRPEGSLSLLLGQCTSAPAGPLTGYITALLASLPKGTAMSRTLHFFNNFVRMKRWERRWGNPLRAGDEPNPFYGLNVSPVSRISGNSVATTSILGIGIDILHVPRLRQLAQRRKCLSNDVSAGANECSKGHRIGELAALNKLAKRILCESEWEEYHDLAQSQSETSATYTHLEQFIANRWSAKEAAYKALYPKWVVSWKELCVHKPGASDGSVNVGPLEQKGFRTRKPSLSFSEEWRSKHPDISSIPKLHLSLSHDGEYVVANVLVEDTTTFLNNAKTRNAEAFDELSVSLPSYDANLGTLEDGTELELGSNPLSLPAVTQAQSTDKVEDDTKRSTPWESQGRIRLMDAGMSNNLPNHILARKERSADIIIAFDASSDVQAGSAMQRIHNFADDCQITLSDQTHLFDPIQPVCTDQENKVDRSIELKFLDQYARVLQGVRDEDGSTFWLIYCPLLPNPTNPGYDPSTSSFSNSYNLVWTPSQVRTLLATSEANLELYALQMVRQVMRKMYYDKKAARLASACFPNNV, from the coding sequence ATGCCCATCTTGACGTCCTTACGCCAGAGACCGACTTATCTCTACGTCAAGGTATACTGCCTCTGTGCGCTCGTCACTCTTTTTCAAGCAGCTCCCGTATCTTCTCGCATTCCACAACTCGGACAGACCCTCCAACTCAGCAAGTACAGCCTCATACGGACACGTTTGGGTCCACGTATTGTACCTGTCGAAGAAGCCACTCCTCTGCTGAGCCACCACGCCTCGACGTCTTCGCAAGCTGACCACCCTCAATCACCAAACGAGGTCATTATCTCGAGCGATGTACTTGGCCAAGGCGAACAAGGGTCCGTGATCAAAAAGCTTCTGAGACGATGGTCGGGTAGAGCAAGGGATCTCGCCCATGTCAAACgcctgctcgctgctgatgcCAAGGATACTAAGGCCTATCCCGAGCTTCACTGGGATGCAAATGTCCGTAGGTCCTCAGCGCTGCATCCTGAGGAGGTCAATTTTTTGCGCAAAAGACAGCAACGCTTGTCATCGCAAGGTCAAGACCATCTGAAACGCTTCCTCAACcttccagcagcagagaaAGTGGACCCCCGCGATGTGCCACTGGTTGCACTCGGCGGTTCGGGTGGCGGCTACCGAGCCATGTACGGCTTTGCAGGCTTGATCGCCGCAGCCAAACGTTCCAAGCTGTGGGACTGCATTTCCTGGGCTGGAGGAGTGAGCGGAAGCTGTTGGACGCTGGCCGCCTATTACAGCATCGCATATCAAGATGCAGACCGTCTCGTCAGGCACTATCTAGCTGTTGCAACCGAGCTTGCGCATCCCATGAGCGTCCATGCGCTAGATACAGTGGCAAGAAGCAGCCGTGGTGTCTACTTCCTACTGGGTCCCCTTGTACGCAAAGCGCAAGCTGGTATAGTGGGACTTGGCATCATGGATCTCTATGCCACACTGACCACCTCGTACCAATTCTTGTCAAGAGAACCGAGAGCGAGACTGAGCAGAGCCAGCTTTCAGTTCTCCAAAGTCTGGTCTCGATCGGGGATCAGCTCTGGACACGAGCCTCTGCCCATCTTCACGGCTGTCCGTGTAGCACCTCACGATGCACCAGGTGTCCGACCGCATTCCGACTCATCGCTCAGCAAGGGTCAGCCCCCAAAACGCGCCCTCACACAGCATCAgtcggcagcgtcgactgCGCTAGCGCCCGACCGCGCCTCGTACGTTTCAGATCCACCGTCGAATGCTCAATTATCGTCTGCCGTTGATAACAGAACAGATGTGTTTGCCCTCCCTGCTGCTAAAGGGTACTTTCAGTGGTTCGAGGCGACTCCGCTCGAAGTTGGAAGTGCCGATGTACAAGGCTATATCCCAACGTGGGCGTGGGGTCGTCCGTTCGTTTCTGGCCGCTCGCTGGACCGTAGACCAGAAGGATCTCTTTCTCTTCTGTTGGGTCAGTGCACAAGCGCTCCTGCAGGCCCACTGACTGGCTACATCACAGCTCTGCTGGCGTCCCTGCCAAAGGGCACCGCCATGTCACGCACCCTGCACTTTTTCAACAACTTTGTCCGGATGAAGCGATGGGAGCGCAGATGGGGAAATCCACTTCGTGCAGGTGACGAGCCCAATCCATTTTACGGCCTCAATGTCTCTCCTGTGTCCAGAATCAGTGGTAACAGCGTAGCGACCACCAGCATCCTaggcatcggcatcgataTTTTGCATGTACCGCGCCTACGGCAGCTCGCACAGCGTCGCAAGTGCTTATCAAATGACGTCTCGGCTGGTGCGAACGAGTGCTCCAAAGGTCATCGGATAGGCGAGCTGGCAGCATTGAATAAGCTAGCCAAACGTATCCTTTGCGAATCGGAGTGGGAGGAGTATCACGATCTCGCACAATCTCAGTCCGAGACCTCTGCCACGTACACGCACCTCGAGCAGTTCATCGCAAATCGATGGAGTGCAAAAGAAGCTGCTTACAAGGCATTGTACCCGAAATGGGTCGTCTCTTGGAAAGAGCTTTGCGTGCATAAGCCTGGTGCTTCAGATGGAAGCGTCAACGTTGGTCCGCTTGAGCAAAAAGGCTTTCGCACCAGGAAGCCCTCGCTGTCTTTTTCGGAAGAGTGGCGATCAAAGCATCCAGATATCTCGTCGATACCCAAGCTCCACCTTAGCCTTTCGCACGATGGCGAGTATGTAGTGGCCAACGTGCTAGTTGAAGACACGACCACTTTTTTGAACAATGCAAAGACAAGGAATGCTGAGGCATTTGACGAACTTAGCGTCTCGCTTCCGTCTTACGACGCAAACCTGGGCACGTTGGAGGATGGTACCGAGTTAGAGCTGGGTAGCAATCCTTTATCGCTTCCAGCCGTCACACAGGCGCAGAGTACAGACAAGGTGGAAGACGACACCAAACGCAGCACTCCATGGGAATCACAAGGACGCATCCGACTCATGGATGCGGGCATGTCCAACAACCTTCCAAACCACATTCTGGCACGCAAAGAACGCTCCGCCgacatcatcatcgcctTTGATGCCTCTTCCGACGTACAAGCAGGCTCAGCAATGCAAcgcattcacaatttcgCCGACGACTGCCAAATCACGCTATCGGACCAAACGCATCTCTTTGACCCGATCCAACCTGTTTGCACAGACCAGGAGAACAAGGTggatcgatcgatcgaATTGAAATTTCTCGACCAGTACGCACGAGTTCTACAAGGCGTACGGGATGAGGACGGATCGACGTTCTGGCTGATCTACTGCCCTTTGCTGCCCAATCCTACAAATCCAGGGTATGATCCGAGCACTTCATCGTTCAGCAACTCGTACAACCTCGTTTGGACGCCTTCGCAGGTCAGGACATTGTTGGCGACTTCAGAGGCGAATCTGGAACTGTATGCTCTGCAAATGGTCAGACAGGTGATGCGCAAAATGTACTATGATAAGAAGGCTGCACGTCTTGCCTCCGCCTGCTTTCCGAACAATGTTTGA
- a CDS encoding putative carnitine/acyl carnitine carrier has product MADDQTSAAIKDEEFEQKKQATSSIKSFLSGGFGGVCSVLVGHPFDLTKTRLQTAADGTYTGGLDVVKKTIKADGIKGMYRGMGPPLIGVTPIFALSFWSYDMGKKLVYAMTPSRTDPKLSIPELAFAGFFSAIPTTLVAGPAERVKVLLQLQGQSGSTGPTYNGPVDVVRQLYKEGGLKSIFRGTGATLARDGPGSAAYFCAYEASKRMLTPAGQDPQQLNFLNVLTAGGLAGMAMWALAIPPDVIKSRYQGAPHGTYSGFLDCARKTVAKDGVKALFKGFGPAMARAFPANAATFLGVEVSLQAMNKVF; this is encoded by the exons ATGGCCGACGATCAGACTTCGGCCGCCatcaaggacgaggagttcgagcagaagaagcaggCTACCTCGTCGATCAAGTCTTTCCTTTCGGGCGGATTCGGTGGTGTTTGCTCGGTGCTTGTCGGACACCCCTTCGATCTTACCAAGACCCGTCTGCAAACTGCAGCTGACGGCACATATACTGGCGGTTTGGACGTAGTCAAGAAGACCATCAAGGCAGATGGTATCAAGGG AATGTATCGTGGTATGGGACCACCCTTGATCGGTGTGACGCCCATCTTTGCGCTTTCCTTCTGGTCGTACGATATGGGTAAGAAACTGGTGTACGCCATGACTCCCAGCCGTACCGATCCCAAGCTCTCGATCCCTgagcttgcctttgccgGTTTCTTCAGTGCGATTCCTACCACTCTGGTCGCGGGACCAGCAGAACGTGTCAAGGTGCTATTGCAATTGCAAGGTCAGAGCGGCAGCACCGGTCCCACGTACAACGGCCCTGTGGATGTAGTGCGACAGCTGTACAAGGAAGGCGGTCTCAAGTCGATCTTCCGCGGCACTGGTGCCACCCTCGCCCGTGACGGTCCAGGCTCGGCTGCTTACTTTTGCGCCTACGAGGCCTCGAAGCGTATGTTGACGCCCGCAGGACAGGATCCTCAACAGCTCAACTTCCTCAATGTGCTCACGGCAGGTGGTCTGGCAGGTATGGCCATGTGGGCACTTGCAATTCCTCCCGATGTCATCAAGTCGCGCTACCAGGGCGCTCCGCACGGCACGTACAGCGGTTTCCTCGACTGTGCACGAAAGACGGTTGCCAAGGACGGCGTCAAGGCGCTCTTCAAGGGCTTTGGTCCTGCCATGGCTCGTGCCTTCCCTGCCAACGCAGCTACTTTCCTCGGTGTCGAGGTTTCGCTGCAAGCCATGAACAAGGTTTTCTAA
- a CDS encoding uncharacterized protein (related to TIF2 - translation initiation factor eIF4A), giving the protein MSVSPFLPGNSIWSNNASQNGIGASGADQQSGLGAGTPLNTALERGESSRVGTHPLPNKPGAPARSNSAISARSSANIAVDDSVRSVDSAMTNAVPRAGVIGGTRTSAVSSSHGQKQAEVSRSNSFAASTQSFRSANSRSPLPGSMHAQVGLSVPVRSPSLHENGAGSHDRNNTSGESEFGTPRLFLDAQHTFDQDDQVAALSFGRSPSTLSHDVSSSNFGRPRPSSWVHPSSRDVSASASARPVSSQGNHVSVSPLASHSIDTDAAFGGLDLASKRPSSAQFNHGPVDPSLKSAFDNQLGHTSYHISPSLNSGSLGRSGRSDIALAAATAAAGRMTPTLAVPSYMNLSGGLLSPTAATIGNGGPSIAHSPVGSPLSGSGFPNQPPLRSVSAGYILDKPTGPFEEATVESAVIKDMLERLTRVESGMKDFSRQISGISRNVSLLLERTKALPPSSLSNSGANLTQGAAAAGGYTTEEMRSLNAQVSALANSVSHLLTLQSNGLGSAVPPSTPSLTGLGLGSTGGMLGTPQLGGPGALERAASPRVGSNPNGSFNTGPNGSFASLNTLSPRPSGNNRGWSGPNVRGQDHGADRRWNSSGQSGNARGQGPSQAGSTTGAGPNLDEAAPGTTNAAQAGTGMIQPNAVVSKWEHLNLHPDLLRSILKYGLGPPNKIQQRALPFLLRGSDIIAQAPPTQERIASYVIPSLQLVLNVLNETGGPGQTASNRGPIALIVSTTVDQATQAQRMALGLGAPLGIRVHMVAASCTDVHHEAQSLVQAWPHVVVGTPQKMSELFTYMTNNASSLHVHGKGPGSATIKPNEARIVVLDEVDQLIARNLADHVSTMLRVLPLPTVSANTARDAGGLSPGLPQGSGNTIFAPFEKPNENLGSSTSAAATIDRQVALFSNTVPQDVLNFAQSIHLRESVRVLVRRDGAGTAGGGTTMQSGPGGSFTKGGPHGLGSAMQTMSSQRDVSQPTNALGAHPVNSSISTAKDPMMSALKGLRQYYLYVAVTSNGGMGTASPIPGLSHNPAGEMKLDLISDLLEDIDFGQTVIYCANIATQEALIYKLSSKGIEALGLNRDMNSYTRQQTLARFRSPTSQFGTNYNVASSATFATPGGYGGNNTNSRPCKALVVCELAVNPKEVHQIPLVVFYDMPRSVEEYKDKISCAAAGGMARPSVCVNVVTASGGPRGDVEMLRTLECHLGCKMAELPMDPKQILNF; this is encoded by the coding sequence ATGTCGGTCTCACCTTTCCTGCCTGGAAACAGCATCTGGTCTAACAATGCCTCTCAGAACGGGATCGGCGCATCCGGTGCGGATCAACAGAGCGGCCTTGGTGCAGGCACGCCGCTAAACACCGCATTGGAACGCGGCGAATCCTCGCGTGTCGGAACTCATCCGTTGCCCAACAAGCCTGGCGCACCTGCTCGCTCCAACTCTGCCATCTCTGCCAGGAGCAGTGCAAATATAGCCGTGGATGATTCCGTTAGATCTGTTGACTCTGCTATGACTAATGCGGTACCTCGGGCTGGGGTTATAGGCGGCACTCGGACCAGCGCTGTCTCCAGCAGTCATGGCCAGAAGCAAGCGGAGGTCAGCCGATCCAACAGTTTCGCCGCTTCGACGCAAAGCTTCCGTTCAGCCAACTCGCGTTCGCCTTTGCCAGGATCTATGCATGCGCAGGTTGGCCTCTCAGTACCTGTCCGATCGCCGTCTCTCCATGAAAACGGGGCCGGTTCGCACGATCGAAACAATACCAGTGGCGAATCAGAGTTTGGCACTCCGAGACTCTTCCTCGATGCGCAGCACACTTTCGACCAGGACGATCAGGTGGCAGCTCTGTCCTTTGGCCGGTCTCCCTCTACGCTCAGCCACGATGTATCAAGCTCCAATTTTGGCAGACCTCGGCCAAGCTCTTGGGTGCATCCTTCTAGCCGCGACGTTtccgcctctgcctcggCAAGACCAGTCAGCAGCCAAGGCAACCATGTTTCCGTTTCCCCTTTGGCTTCGCACAGTATCGACACTGATGCTGCCTTTGGAGGTCTCGACCTCGCGTCAAAACGCCCATCCTCGGCTCAATTCAACCACGGGCCCGTGGACCCGTCTCTCAAGTCGGCATTTGACAACCAGCTGGGGCACACAAGTTATCATATCTCTCCTAGCTTGAATTCAGGCTCGTTGGGACGGAGCGGCCGTTCGGACATAGCattagcagcagcaacagcagcagctggtcGTATGACTCCAACATTGGCGGTTCCATCCTATATGAATCTGTCCGGTGGCTTACTCTCGCCtacagcagcgacgatcGGAAACGGTGGTCCTTCCATCGCCCATTCGCCCGTCGGAAGCCCGCTTAGCGGCTCGGGCTTTCCGAACCAGCCGCCTCTTCGCTCCGTTTCTGCAGGCTACATCTTGGACAAGCCTACAGGCCCTTTTGAAGAGGCCACAGTCGAGTCAGCCGTAATCAAAGACATGCTCGAACGTCTGACGCGAGTAGAGAGTGGCATGAAGGACTTCTCACGCCAGATCTCGGGCATTTCTCGAAATGTTTcgctcctgctcgagcgtaCCAAAGCACTCCCTCCATCAAGTCTCTCCAACAGCGGAGCAAACCTCACGCAGGgcgcagcggcagcgggAGGCTACACAACCGAGGAAATGCGCTCGCTCAACGCCCAAGTTAGTGCTCTGGCCAACAGCGTCTCTCACCTGCTGACACTACAGAGTAACGGTCTAGGCAGCGCTGTACCCCCTTCGACACCTTCGCTTACAGGTTTGGGCCTTGGATCGACGGGCGGAATGCTAGGAACGCCCCAATTGGGAGGTCCAGGCGCTCTCGAGCGCGCTGCTTCGCCTCGTGTTGGCAGCAATCCCAACGGATCATTCAATACAGGCCCCAATGGGTCGTTTGCGTCCTTGAACACGCTCAGTCCACGTCCCTCAGGTAACAATCGAGGCTGGAGCGGACCCAACGTTCGGGGACAAGACCACGGCGCGGATCGACGTTGGAACTCATCCGGCCAGAGCGGTAACGCCCGCGGCCAAGGTCCTAGTCAAGCCGGCAGTACAACTGGAGCAGGTCCAAacctcgacgaggccgCACCTGGCACAACCAACGCAGCTCAGGCTGGCACTGGTATGATCCAACCCAACGCGGTTGTGTCCAAGTGGGAGCATCTCAATCTGCATCCTGACTTGCTGCGCTCCATTCTCAAGTATGGCCTCGGACCGCCAAACAAGATCCAGCAACGCGCCTTGCCCTTCCTTCTGCGGGGAAGCGATATCATCGCCCAAGCTCCGCCCACACAGGAAAGGATCGCATCGTATGTCATTCCTTCGTTGCAACTGGTTCTCAACGTCCTCAACGAAACTGGCGGCCCCGGACAGACTGCGTCCAACCGTGGTCCGATTGCACTGATCGTGTCGACCACCGTTGATCAGGCAACCCAGGCGCAGCGCATGGCTTTGGGTCTTGGCGCCCCTCTTGGCATCCGTGTGCACATGGTCGCGGCCAGCTGCACTGACGTTCACCACGAGGCCCAATCGCTCGTTCAGGCATGGCCACACGTTGTAGTTGGCACCCCGCAGAAAATGAGCGAGCTGTTCACTTACATGACCAACAACGCTTCCTCTCTGCATGTCCACGGCAAAGGGCCAGGAAGCGCTACAATCAAGCCAAACGAGGCACGAATCGTGGTTTTGGACGAGGTAGATCAGCTCATTGCTCGAAACCTAGCTGATCACGTTAGCACAATGCTTCGAGTACTGCCTTTGCCAACTGTGAGTGCAAATACGGCCAGAGATGCTGGAGGCCTCAGCCCAGGGTTGCCTCAAGGTAGCGGCAACACAATCTTTGCGCCGTTCGAAAAGCCGAACGAGAACCTGGGAAGCTCTacaagcgcagcagccacaatCGATCGACAGGTCGCACTCTTTTCGAACACCGTGCCCCAGGATGTGCTAAACTTTGCACAGTCGATTCATCTTCGCGAATCGGTGCGCGTGCTTGTTCGTCGTGATGGTGCAGGCACGGCTGGTGGCGGCACTACTATGCAGTCGGGTCCAGGCGGCTCATTCACCAAGGGAGGACCTCATGGCCTAGGCTCAGCCATGCAGACCATGAGCTCTCAGCGCGACGTTTCGCAGCCCACCAATGCTCTTGGTGCGCATCCAGTCAACTCGAGCATCAGCACAGCCAAGGATCCCATGATGTCCGCGTTGAAGGGTCTGCGACAGTACTATCTCTATGTAGCTGTGACCTCGAACGGCGGCATGGGTACAGCAAGCCCGATCCCGGGTCTTTCTCACAATCCTGCCGGGGAGATGAAGCTCGACCTGATCTCGGATCTGCTCGAAGACATTGACTTTGGCCAGACAGTCATCTACTGCGCCAACATTGCAacgcaagaagcgctcaTCTACAAGCTCTCATCCAAAGGCATTGAAGCGCTGGGTCTGAACCGCGACATGAACTCGTACACGCGTCAACAGACGCTGGCAAGATTCCGGTCGCCCACTTCACAGTTTGGGACCAACTACAATgtcgccagcagcgctACATTTGCCACGCCGGGAGGGTACGGCGGCAACAACACAAACAGTCGTCCATGCAAGGCGCTTGTGGTGTGCGAGCTAGCCGTCAACCCCAAAGAAGTGCATCAGATTCCGCTCGTTGTGTTCTACGACATGCCTCGCTCTGTCGAGGAGTACAAGGACAAGATCAGTTGCGCTGCCGCTGGGGGTATGGCAAGGCCTAGCGTGTGTGTGAATGTCGTCACCGCCTCAGGTGGGCCTAGAGGcgatgtcgagatgcttAGGACACTCGAGTGCCATCTTGGGTGTAAGATGGCGGAGCTGCCTATGGATCCGAAGCAGATCCTCAACTTTTGA
- a CDS encoding uncharacterized protein (related to ERV1 - mitochondrial biogenesis and regulation of cell cycle) encodes MPTFESKPLRKSNSWLARLAPQVRRRPLLFFGLPFLATIVGASFGLANLTQTRYDYNATKVQTISKEEELRMKKDRKRIDIREEYFKLQSKQDELDDWEPKRIERPDGVAEWGVAPTMYKSIQTENLSDRDAASEKSNGFSADNVRTSSKQPQVVLGPDGKPCRACNSKLAFAAAMKGAKASPQSSESRDSIRAKAAVSAAAIAATSSSTNACPPDGGELGRSAWTLLHSAAAYFPEDPSAQQKNSMLALFRALPHIYPCHSCAEALGEEYQREDKEGGWEDSNLKLASAVRSGPSLRKWLCGIHNEVNQRLGKPTFACTEAKLSERWLQGPADGSCD; translated from the coding sequence ATGCCAACATTCGAGTCGAAGCCGCTACGAAAGTCAAATTCGTGGCTGGCGAGGTTGGCGCCTCAAGTACGACGCAGGCCACTGCTCTTCTTTGGACTCCCCTTCCTGGCGACCATCGTTGGAGCTAGTTTCGGACTGGCCAACCTTACACAGACACGATACGACTACAATGCGACCAAGGTGCAAACCATATCCAAAGAAGAGGAGCTGCGCATGAAGAAGGATCGGAAAAGGATCGATATTCGTGAAGAATACTTCAAGCTGCAATCAAAGCAGGATGAGTTGGACGACTGGGAGCCAAAGAGGATCGAGCGTCCCGACGGTGTTGCAGAATGGGGTGTGGCGCCAACAATGTACAAGTCGATTCAGACCGAGAATCTCTcggatcgagacgctgcaaGTGAGAAGAGCAACGGGTTTAGCGCCGATAACGTACGTACCTCCAGTAAGCAACCCCAAGTGGTGCTTGGCCCAGACGGCAAACCATGCCGTGCTTGCAACTCGAAGCTAgcttttgctgctgctatgAAAGGTGCCAAGGCGTCTCCGCAAAGCAGCGAAAGTCGAGATTCGATCCGCGCCAAAGCAGCAgtctcagcagcagcaatagCCGCCacctcatcatcgacaaATGCATGTCCACCTGACGGCGGGGAACTTggtcgatctgcttggaCCCTTTTGCACTCTGCTGCAGCCTACTTTCCTGAGGATCCATCTGCTCAGCAGAAAAACTCGATGCTTGCTCTCTTCCGTGCCCTACCTCACATTTACCCGTGCCACTCCTGTGCTGAAGCGCTGGGAGAAGAGTACCAACGGGAGGACAAAGAGGGCGGATGGGAGGATAGCAACTTGAAACTTGCCAGCGCCGTACGCTCTGGACCATCACTGCGAAAGTGGCTCTGTGGCATTCATAACGAGGTCAACCAGCGTCTCGGAAAGCCAACATTCGCCTGCACTGAAGCCAAGCTGTCCGAGAGATGGCTTCAGGGGCCTGCTGACGGCAGCTGCGACTGA